The Dendropsophus ebraccatus isolate aDenEbr1 chromosome 3, aDenEbr1.pat, whole genome shotgun sequence genome includes a region encoding these proteins:
- the LOC138786397 gene encoding antifreeze protein Maxi-like produces the protein MGAAEAAKAVGAVGAAEAAQAVEAAGAVEAVEAAKAVEAAKAVGAAEAVGAAEAAKAVGAAGAVEAAKAGEAVGATGAVGAAESGEAANAVGAAESGEAANAVEAAEAVGVVEAVGAAESGEAANAAEAVEAVGAAESGEAANAAEAVEAVGAAESGEAANAAEAVGAVEAVGAAESGEAANAAEAVGAAESGEAANAAKAVEAVGAAESGEAANAVEAVEAAEAVGAVGAVKAKEAAEAVGQRRQQRQWGQQRQQRQSSCVLGVNVL, from the coding sequence ATGGGGGCAGCGGAGGCAGCAAAGGCAGTGGGGGCAGTGGGGGCAGCGGAGGCAGCGCAGGCAGTGGAGGCAGCGGGGGCAGTGGAGGCAGTGGAGGCAGCAAAGGCAGTGGAGGCAGCGAAGGCAGTGGGGGCAGCGGAGGCAGTGGGGGCAGCGGAGGCAGCGAAGGCAGTGGGGGCAGCGGGGGCAGTGGAGGCAGCGAAGGCAGGGGAGGCAGTGGGGGCAACGGGGGCAGTGGGGGCAGCAGAGTCAGGGGAGGCAGCGAACGCAGTGGGGGCAGCGGAGTCAGGGGAGGCAGCGAACGCAGTGGAGGCAGCGGAGGCAGTGGGGGTAGTGGAGGCAGTGGGGGCAGCAGAGTCAGGGGAGGCAGCGAACGCAGCGGAGGCAGTGGAGGCAGTGGGGGCAGCAGAGTCAGGGGAGGCAGCGAACGCAGCGGAGGCAGTGGAGGCAGTGGGGGCAGCAGAGTCAGGGGAGGCAGCGAACGCAGCGGAGGCAGTGGGGGCAGTGGAGGCAGTGGGGGCAGCAGAGTCAGGGGAGGCAGCGAACGCAGCGGAGGCAGTGGGGGCAGCAGAGTCAGGGGAGGCAGCGAACGCAGCGAAGGCAGTGGAGGCAGTGGGGGCAGCAGAGTCAGGGGAGGCAGCGAACGCAGTGGAGGCAGTGGAGGCAGCGGAGGCAGTGGGGGCAGTGGGGGCAGTAAAGGCAAAGGAGGCAGCAGAGGCAGTGGGGCAGCGAAGGCAGCAGAGGCAGTGGGggcagcagaggcagcagaggCAGTCCTCGTGTGTGCTGGGGGTCAATGTCTTATAA